A part of Candidatus Electrothrix aestuarii genomic DNA contains:
- a CDS encoding DUF1566 domain-containing protein gives MLSQLKLNKTTVVTIDWDMTPDLAFCTFSAKGLREELINTTERSCYFFIDNWGDEPKLCLMERGVRYVHILAEITAPKEIVHACLIRQGTKPSTRGNSPIDDTLKEWLLAEVVEREDSPYLLLTIAPQPEAEDMGEPLPSAESSSFTGEKIILPSEPRAVTEEQVESLIRDGNFYDVRLNPQGNFANALTDSGDELTVLDQGTGLLWQRAGIDLCSIRTMKTRIEELNSAGFAGFHDWRMPSPEEAMSLMEPTANAKGMHLHPCFSKEQPFIFTNARRTPTGYWFVDYAQGRIYWSSGTVPGGFCRLCRAQ, from the coding sequence ATGTTAAGCCAATTAAAGCTGAATAAAACAACCGTGGTAACCATTGACTGGGATATGACTCCAGATCTTGCCTTCTGCACCTTTTCCGCCAAAGGTCTGCGGGAAGAGCTGATCAATACCACAGAGCGAAGCTGCTATTTCTTTATTGATAACTGGGGCGATGAACCGAAGCTCTGCCTGATGGAGCGCGGGGTCAGGTATGTGCATATCCTGGCAGAGATCACAGCGCCCAAGGAGATCGTGCATGCTTGTCTTATCCGGCAGGGAACCAAGCCCTCCACCAGGGGAAATTCCCCGATTGATGACACCCTCAAGGAGTGGCTGCTGGCCGAGGTCGTGGAACGAGAAGACAGCCCGTATCTCCTGCTGACGATTGCGCCGCAGCCGGAAGCGGAAGATATGGGCGAACCGCTCCCATCTGCGGAAAGCAGCAGCTTCACCGGTGAAAAAATCATCCTGCCGTCGGAACCGCGCGCCGTGACGGAAGAACAGGTCGAGTCGCTTATTAGAGACGGGAATTTTTACGATGTTCGGCTCAATCCCCAGGGCAACTTTGCCAATGCCTTGACCGACAGTGGAGACGAGCTTACAGTCCTTGACCAAGGCACCGGCCTGCTTTGGCAGCGGGCCGGGATTGATCTCTGCTCAATCCGTACCATGAAGACGAGAATTGAGGAACTGAACAGCGCAGGTTTTGCCGGTTTCCACGATTGGCGCATGCCCTCCCCGGAAGAGGCTATGTCCCTGATGGAACCGACAGCCAATGCAAAGGGAATGCATCTGCATCCCTGTTTCTCCAAGGAACAGCCCTTTATCTTTACCAATGCCCGCCGCACCCCGACTGGCTATTGGTTTGTCGATTATGCCCAGGGCAGGATCTATTGGTCTTCCGGCACCGTACCCGGAGGATTTTGTAGACTATGCAGGGCACAGTAA
- a CDS encoding heavy metal-associated domain-containing protein, with the protein MTDQASYTLKVDGMSCKHCEAAVTEAAQSVAGVTAVNVDLEAGSVTVQGGEPEAVIQAITEAGYTASMA; encoded by the coding sequence ATGACTGATCAAGCATCCTATACCCTCAAGGTAGACGGCATGAGCTGTAAGCATTGCGAAGCCGCTGTCACTGAGGCGGCCCAGTCCGTTGCTGGCGTAACAGCAGTCAACGTTGACCTGGAAGCTGGCAGCGTCACCGTGCAAGGTGGTGAACCGGAGGCAGTCATCCAGGCCATTACTGAAGCAGGCTACACCGCCAGCATGGCCTAA
- a CDS encoding glycoside hydrolase family 16 protein: MLQLRTFLLLQILAFLPATASAELLLDLPPILAGALKNSGTCTPVSNPFSFSGLQWTVRSGSGGPGPNNWAAENVCIDENGWLHLNITEDNGTWSSAEIQTVDSLGFGTYQFWIIGQTDTLDPNVTLGLFNYGTEDCIQEIDIELGALGSNSPIIPLHYSVYPNTEQATCPASCSASSGNCEACETGKYYCTTGGNYTLSGSYSTHRFTWQSTGIRFQSLHGHQDDDSNSFADWTYAASSSPIDVIPQSPLPVHINYWLFQGATPTDGKTPQEIIIRQFSYTPEP; encoded by the coding sequence ATGTTGCAACTCCGTACTTTCCTACTCCTCCAAATCCTCGCCTTCCTCCCAGCAACCGCTTCTGCTGAACTGCTGCTTGATCTGCCGCCCATTCTGGCAGGAGCATTAAAGAACTCAGGTACCTGCACGCCGGTGAGCAACCCGTTCTCCTTTTCCGGCCTGCAATGGACAGTACGCTCAGGCAGCGGTGGTCCCGGCCCTAATAATTGGGCAGCAGAAAATGTCTGCATAGATGAAAACGGTTGGTTGCATTTGAATATTACAGAGGATAATGGCACATGGTCATCTGCGGAGATACAGACCGTGGACAGCCTGGGCTTTGGCACCTATCAATTCTGGATCATCGGCCAAACCGATACCCTTGATCCCAATGTCACCCTGGGTCTGTTCAACTACGGCACAGAGGATTGCATCCAGGAAATCGACATAGAACTGGGTGCCTTGGGCAGCAACAGCCCCATTATACCGCTCCATTACTCTGTCTACCCGAACACGGAGCAGGCCACCTGCCCTGCTTCCTGCTCTGCAAGCAGCGGTAACTGTGAAGCCTGCGAAACAGGTAAATACTATTGCACCACCGGAGGTAACTATACCCTCTCCGGCAGCTACTCAACCCATCGCTTTACCTGGCAGAGTACAGGCATCCGCTTTCAGAGCCTGCACGGGCACCAGGATGATGACAGCAATTCCTTTGCCGACTGGACCTATGCCGCTAGTAGCTCCCCAATAGATGTCATCCCGCAGAGCCCCTTGCCGGTACATATCAACTACTGGCTCTTTCAGGGTGCTACCCCGACTGACGGCAAAACCCCGCAGGAGATCATTATCAGGCAGTTCAGTTACACACCGGAGCCATAA